Proteins encoded together in one Quercus lobata isolate SW786 chromosome 3, ValleyOak3.0 Primary Assembly, whole genome shotgun sequence window:
- the LOC115979704 gene encoding c-Myc-binding protein-like, producing MMRHKEEKEAKKEAFRKYLDSSGVLDALTKVLVSLYEQNDKPSSALEFIQQKLGGPSVSEYEMLQAELSNLQKKYDELLAEHQETCKELEELKNSHSMAMASTKETIDGEAHRDGF from the exons ATGATGCGACACAAAGAG GAAAAAGAGGCAAAGAAAGAAGCATTTAGGAAATATTTGGATTCAAGTGGAGTTCTTGATGCTCTCAccaaag TTCTAGTTTCATTGTATGAGCAGAATGACAAGCCTTCTTCTGCCCTTGA ATTCATCCAACAAAAACTAGGTGGTCCGTCTGTATCTGAATATGAAATGCTACAAGCTGAATTgtcaaatttgcaaaaaaaatatgatgAGCTTCTAGCAGAACACCAAGAAACTTGCAAAGAG CTGGAGGAACTTAAGAACTCACATTCAATGGCAATGGCATCAACAAAAGAGACCATTGATGGAGAGGCTCACAGGGATGGGTTCTGA
- the LOC115981501 gene encoding AT-hook motif nuclear-localized protein 14-like: MEPNENQLTSYYHHHQHQHQHHQNPTSSPTNGLLPPGDTVSGAHLVYPPPPPPQSHPPSSSSAVTATTATTATTATAVATANTNANSTAPNTTPSSGLEGKRKRGRPRKYGTPEQALAAKKAAAAANAAAQQQQQQQQQHHHHHQQQQQQQQTTSSHSTSSSKERKEPHSLSSKKSNLLASGNAGQGFTPHVISVAAGEDVGQKIMMFMQQSKREICILSASGSISNASLRQPATSGGNITYEGRFEIISLSGSYVRTELGGRAGGLSICLSSTDGQIIGGGVGGPLKAAGPVQVIVGTFMLDTKKDVNAGMKVDASASRMASPVGGASVSSIGFHSAVDSSGSHFMIQPRPMHVTTSRPTDWRGGPAAGYELTGRTGRGAHQSPENGDYEQLPD; this comes from the exons atggaACCCAATGAAAACCAACTCACCTCctactaccaccaccaccaacatcaacatcagCATCACCAGAATCCCACTTCCTCACCCACCAATGGCCTCCTGCCACCTGGCGACACCGTAAGTGGGGCCCACCTCGTTtaccctcctcctcctcctcctcagtCTCAccccccctcctcctcctccgccGTAACAGCTACTACTGCTACCACTgccaccaccgccaccgccgTTGCCACTGCGAACACTAACGCTAACAGCACTGCACCCAACACGACGCCGTCTTCGGGGCTAGAGGGGAAGAGAAAACGAGGCAGGCCGAGGAAGTACGGGACCCCGGAGCAAGCCCTCGCCGCTAAAAAGGCCGCCGCCGCAGCAAACGCCGCcgctcaacaacaacaacaacaacaacaacagcaccaccaccaccaccaacagcagcaacagcagcagcaaACGACGTCGTCTCACTCGACTTCGTCTTCAAAAGAGAGGAAGGAGCCTCACTCTCTGTCTTCCAAGAAATCTAACCTTCTCGCTTCTg GCAATGCAGGGCAAGGATTTACACCACATGTTATTTCTGTAGCTGCTGGTGag GATGTGGGACAGAAGATTATGATGTTCATGCAACAAAGTAAGCGTGAAATATGTATTTTGTCAGCATCTGGTTCAATCTCTAATGCTTCTCTGCGACAGCCAGCAACTTCTGGAGGCAATATTACTTATGAg GGTCGGTTTGAGATTATTTCACTGTCTGGATCTTACGTACGTACCGAGCTTGGAGGGAGAGCCGGCGGGCTCAGCATTTGTCTATCTAGTACAGATGGCCAAATTATTGGAGGAGGTGTTGGTGGACCACTAAAAGCTGCAGGCCCAGTACAG GTTATTGTTGGTACATTTATGCTTGACACCAAGAAGGATGTCAATGCGGGTATGAAAGTTGATGCTTCTGCCAGTAGAATGGCATCACCAGTTGGTGGGGCATCAGTATCAAGTATAGGCTTCCACTCAGCTGTTGACTCATCTGGAagtcatttcatgattcagcCTCGGCCCATGCATGTGACAACTTCACGGCCCACAGATTGGAGGGGTGGTCCTGCTGCTGGTTATGAATTGACAG GAAGAACAGGTCGTGGAGCACACCAATCTCCAGAAAATGGGGACTACGAGCAACTTCCAGATTGA
- the LOC115979451 gene encoding uncharacterized protein LOC115979451, with protein MEAPPLSMEFHPKENNKIEVTFMEQSRDHQKKDMMGQVQVQVQSDEGNFTLLEPEQNSSGIYDKPLSCFGCGIGWFSFLLGFVFPPLWYFATVLYFGNYYHKDPRERPGLAASAIAALFCSLIVLITLLAVFCGIKISHPG; from the exons ATGGAAGCACCACCTTTGTCAATGGAATTTCACCCTAAAGAGAATAACAAAATTGAAGTCACATTTATGGAACAAA GTAGAGATCATCAGAAAAAGGATATGATGGGGCAAGTGCAAGTGCAAGTCCAGTCTGATGAAGGGAATTTCACTTTGCTAGAACCTGAACAAAATTCCAGTGGGATTTATGATAAGCCTCTTTCATGCTTTGGTTGTGGCATTGGTTGGTTCTC ATTTCTTCTGGGATTTGTATTTCCACCACTATGGtattttgctacagtgcttTATTTTGGAAATTACTATCATAAAGACCCAAGAGAACGACCTGGTCTTGCAGCATCTGCAATTGCT GCATTGTTTTGCTCATTGATTGTCTTGATTACCCTGCTTGCAGTTTTCTGTGGCATAAAAATTTCTCATCCTGGATGA